The region ACCGACACTGGCCGCAGCCGGCAGTACGATAAGGTTGGACTGCTGTTCTTTAGCGTCGACAGTAGTATCAGTCGTCACAACTGTACTGCCGCCGGATAAGGGCGGTGGCTGCGATACTTTGGTTGTCTGACCAATTTTAACACTTAGGCCGCCTTGGGCGACAGCCACTTGGTCAATTGTCACATTGCTGCCGATAACAACAGTGCCGGTACGTTCATTAATGACGACTTTGGCGGCACTGTCAGGCGTAATGGCCAGCTCTTCAATTGCGGCAATAAAGCCGACAATGTTTGCGTTATAATCATAAGGAATATTAACTACCACCGTGCCGGGGTCTTTGGCAGCCGTTATCTGGCCAAAGCGCTGGTCAATGGCTTCGCTGATCCGGTTGGCAGTAGTAAAGTCAGGCTGATCGAGGACCAGCGTAATTTTATCATTGTCGGTAAATGTCATGGCCACTTCCCGCTCAACCAGCGCGCCGTTCGGAATGTTACCCACGGTTGGGAAATTCTTCTGTTGACTGGCGCCGCCGGCACCGGCGGCAAAGCCGCCTGTCGATACCGCCCCCTGGCCTACTGCGTATACCTGCCCGTTAGCTGCTCTGAGCGGGGTCTGTAAAAGGGTGCCGCCCTGCAGACTCTTGGCATCGCCCATCGACGATACTGAAATATCAATAGTAGCACCCGGTTTGGCAAAAGGCGGTAAATTTGCCGTTACCATAACCGCCGCCACGTTTTTGGGCTGCAGCTGAGATGTGCTGACCATAACACCGAAAGATTTGAGCATATTGGCAATCGACTGGACGGTAAATGTGCTTTTATTGGAATCGCCGGTACCGGCCAGGCCCACGACCAGACCATAGCCTACCAGTTGGTTGTTGCGCAGCCCCTGTACCTTGGCCACATCTTTAATCCGGGCGCTCACTTGCATTGGGGCGGCAGCTGCCGGCGCCGCAATGCCGAAAGCCAACACGGCAACCAGAAGCACTGCTGTTAATTTGCGCATAAATCCTCCGTTAAAATAAGAAGTTGAAAATCTGAGTCAGTATACCCTGCCGTTGTTTGCCGGCAATCGGGCCTTTGCCGTCGATTTTAAGTTGGGCCTCAGCCACATTGCTTGATAACACGGTATTATCAGATGTTATGTCTTCTTCTCTAATTGTGCCAGTAATGGTAATTTTTTGTTCTTCGCCGTTCTGTTTTATGCTCTGGGTACCCGAAATAATCATCTGGCCGTT is a window of Sporomusaceae bacterium ACPt DNA encoding:
- the flgI gene encoding Flagellar P-ring protein, yielding MRKLTAVLLVAVLAFGIAAPAAAAPMQVSARIKDVAKVQGLRNNQLVGYGLVVGLAGTGDSNKSTFTVQSIANMLKSFGVMVSTSQLQPKNVAAVMVTANLPPFAKPGATIDISVSSMGDAKSLQGGTLLQTPLRAANGQVYAVGQGAVSTGGFAAGAGGASQQKNFPTVGNIPNGALVEREVAMTFTDNDKITLVLDQPDFTTANRISEAIDQRFGQITAAKDPGTVVVNIPYDYNANIVGFIAAIEELAITPDSAAKVVINERTGTVVIGSNVTIDQVAVAQGGLSVKIGQTTKVSQPPPLSGGSTVVTTDTTVDAKEQQSNLIVLPAAASVGDVVTALNAVGATPRDVISILQAIKAAGALHAELQVM